In one Chitinophagaceae bacterium genomic region, the following are encoded:
- a CDS encoding AhpC/TSA family protein: protein MKYIKFKQVFIFPLIITLLGSCSELSDKESNRSSKSEYHIKGTISGDASAMPVYLEQVSFNQNIVIDTAIVSGEGNFEMRGSVSEKGVYMLKLSKDVSWVIILDNQEMNFEANKTDLFNYTISGGPAENEILLSMVGDLGKAQNNLAAIGLEFQQVQGAGGPVERLLELQNEYQEQIEFVSEYNRKFADTTESELLAVFAISLMDINENYDFISTYIEENGHLANENHLFRQLEHQIASASPLAVGREAPDFTLNTHKGKEISLSDTRGKIVYLDFWASWCGPCRHENPNLVRLYNEYKDKGFTIFGVSLDNNLKRWVDAINDDGLNWPYQGSQLKGWGCSVAREYQVSAIPATFLLDETGKIIARNLRGIQLENKLKKLFSEDEV, encoded by the coding sequence ATGAAGTATATAAAATTTAAGCAGGTTTTCATTTTTCCACTTATCATAACTTTATTGGGTAGTTGCAGTGAATTATCAGATAAAGAAAGTAATAGAAGTTCTAAAAGTGAATACCATATTAAAGGCACAATTAGTGGCGATGCATCGGCTATGCCGGTTTATTTGGAGCAGGTTTCTTTCAATCAGAATATAGTAATTGACACAGCGATAGTTTCCGGTGAAGGAAACTTTGAAATGAGAGGTTCTGTAAGTGAAAAGGGTGTATATATGCTAAAACTCAGCAAGGATGTTTCATGGGTTATTATTTTAGATAATCAGGAAATGAATTTTGAGGCAAATAAAACAGATCTTTTCAATTATACTATCAGTGGAGGACCGGCAGAAAATGAAATTTTGCTAAGTATGGTAGGTGATTTGGGTAAAGCTCAAAATAACCTGGCTGCCATAGGTTTGGAATTTCAACAAGTTCAGGGAGCCGGAGGGCCGGTAGAAAGATTACTCGAATTACAGAATGAATATCAGGAACAGATAGAATTTGTCAGTGAATATAACAGAAAGTTTGCGGACACAACTGAATCTGAGTTGCTGGCTGTATTTGCAATTAGTTTGATGGATATTAATGAAAATTATGACTTCATCAGTACGTATATTGAAGAAAACGGTCATTTGGCTAATGAAAATCATTTATTCAGACAGCTTGAACATCAAATTGCGTCTGCATCTCCCTTGGCAGTGGGTCGGGAAGCTCCGGATTTTACATTAAACACGCATAAAGGCAAGGAAATTAGTTTGTCTGACACCAGAGGAAAAATTGTATATCTTGATTTTTGGGCAAGCTGGTGCGGACCATGCAGGCATGAAAACCCGAATTTAGTGAGACTATACAATGAGTATAAAGACAAGGGCTTTACTATTTTTGGTGTTTCATTGGATAATAATTTAAAGAGATGGGTAGATGCCATAAATGATGATGGGCTGAATTGGCCTTATCAGGGAAGTCAATTGAAAGGCTGGGGCTGTTCTGTAGCCAGAGAATATCAGGTAAGTGCCATTCCGGCAACTTTTTTACTGGATGAAACCGGGAAAATAATTGCCCGAAATTTACGTGGAATTCAACTTGAAAATAAGTTAAAGAAGCTGTTTAGCGAAGATGAGGTTTAA